AGTAAAGATAAGGAGGGCGAGTTGAAATACGTGCCAGAGTCGACGGATATTATAAGTGTGCAGTCGTTATCGCAGTACTTTAGTAACTTTTACtcaacatattttaatggaGAGCATCCAGCACTGAGAAGGCTGAATAACAGAAGGTCGATGAAGCAGCAACttgaaaagaataaaaggGGACCGGAGTTTGAATTCAGTAAGTGCCTGTCCAACGTATACTACGAAAGGAAACATGACGGGAACGTTAACTCCTCGATTAGAAGAATCaagtataaaatgaagTACTCGGGATCGAGGATAGTTCAGCCATCAACTTTCTACATAAATcaagttaaaatattgaaacGATGTTTCCTATCACCATATGTTAAGTTTAATGCTGATAATAAGGGTTGGGAACTGAATAAAGGGCTTGAGAGTGTAGTTAGTAAATTGGTGTCTGGTGAATCGTTGGTTGGAAATAATAGTTTAATGTATGTGGACAATAAAGTGTTACTAAAACCATATCATCAAAAATACAGATTTAAACACAAGACGATGAAGGAATTTGGGAAGATAATGGGTTTGAGTAACAAGGTTGACGGAATAATTAGGTATTTTACGGACAATAATCTGTGGAGCTACACACACAAGGAAAACAGCATTGTTACAAGTCAACCGTGTGTAGTGGACTATATAGCAAGTGTTATTAGCTCGTTTTCTAGACTTAATTATATGCCCTTTTCCCTGTATAAGTCGGTATTAGAAGTGCCTATTCCAAGATTGGTTGAAGTAGTTAGAAGCGACTATAGAAGGGAAGGTTCAAATGTTAATGTATCGCGGTTTTTGAATTCAGTTACTAAAATAGTTGACTCGATGAGAGTGACGATGATGCGTGATAGGTCTGGAACGATTGTATCTAGATTAGAGGAACTGCTCTGGTAAGTTTGATACAATATTTTCggaataatatataattgtaGTTCGGAGGGGTTCGTTTCACTTATTGCTGAATATTATGCTAAGGAAGAGTGTGTAGAATATAGACTATGTTGTAAGCTTGTCGACCATATGTGTAGAATTAGCTTCTGTAAGTATTTGAAGGATCCAGCTTTTAAGGTATGTTAGAGCTTGTAGCAATATTTGTAGAACGGGAACACATCAAACTCGTCTTCAAGTGCCAATGACTTGCATCAAACCACAAGGCTTGGAACCATTATATCGACCCTTTGTAGActaatttgtataatagaTGAAAAGGGGTTTCTTGATAAGACTGATTTTGAGGAAAAGTCGCTTGTggatataataaacaatgtTGTCTATGTGTCATGGCTGAGTAAGTTGGTTCAGAGTAAAGATGAGGGCTTTAATGGATCGATAGAAGGCGTTTCAGGTGAAATGTcgagtaaaatatatggaATTTTGCAAAAATGTGTTTGGAAGATCCTGGAATCACTGGAAAGGAACGAGTGTGACACGCATCTGGTACAAAAGTATATGGATGCTttaaatagatataaaGAGTTAATAAAGTATGATGAGGAGAAGATATCAGTGGTTTGTGAGGAGAATGGGAGCAGATATCTGAGATCTGGCGAAGAATCCGCGTCGAGTGTCGAAGACTATTACACAAGGATTATGAATAAGTATAAGCTCAATAGCGGCATGATAAGAAGTGAGAATCAGCTTCTTTAcgatataaaaaataggtTAATGCCTAAATTTGGTCTAATGGGAGCGGGAAATGAAATTCacttttataaaaactCTAGCATCAGTCCGACCCTACTCTACTATTTCTATTACAGTTCCTACTGTGATTTTTAATCGTAATTTACTCTTTTCttcatatacatatttatcaaGCATGAGTTACATATCTTCCTCCAGTGTCGTGGTCAATAGCGCCTATAACTCGTCCTCTCACTCACAGGCGGGACGGAACGCGAGTTCGGACCAAAAGTTGGTAACAATCACGCACAAAGGCAAGGAGGCGCCCATCAGATACGTCGTCCACGAAATAATTAGGATTTTGGCAAAGCACAGGAGGCCGTTGCACACGCTCGAGCTCGAGAAGGCGCTCCGCAACATTGGATTTGACGTAAGTCCAGCCCATCTCTGATTCGGCTTTAGGGAGTGAACATATCCACGAACAAGGAGCTCTTTGAGCTCCTGGAGAACAACAAGATGATCGACTTCAACACGACCACGAAGAGGCTGCTGTACAAGAACAGGTTCGAGTCGGTGGTCAGCCAGGAGACGCTGCTGGCCTACGTCGTGAACAACGTGGGCTCCAGCGGGCTCAGAGTTaacctggagctgctgaccAACAGCGCCTCGATGGTCACGTGGATCAACGAGCTGCTGAAACATCGCAAAATCCGCGCAATTCGCTCGAACCTGTCGCACGCCAAGGGTACGTTTGCCGCCTAAACCGAGTGCGTAGGCAAGAAGAAGTGCAGGTACGCCGGCACGCAGAACCAGTGCAGCCTCTACAGCTCCTCGAAGTGCCAGGAGTGCTACAACAACGTCGACGGCCTCGTGCTCTTCCCCCTGGGCAAGGAGCACTTCGAGCAGGAGCGCTACAAGCTGGACCACGACATAAAGTCGCTCTGGGACTCGGTGAGTGCAGCTCATCTCACGCCTTTGTAGGTAACCGTTCCGCCTAACGAGGACCTGCTTCGTGACTACAACATCAGTCAGGCCGTGATCAACTTTCAGCCGACTCAGCCGTAAGTGTTCACCAGACCCacttataaattattttagtgAGAAgcggaagaagaaggaatcCAAGGGGTACGGTCTCAAGATATTGTTGCTGTTATTATAGCtgttattactgtttaGTGTTGTAGTTACTGTTGTCATTGTTCtagttattgtttattgttGCAGTTCATATTAAAAACGTATATATCATATCTTCCCTAGGTTCAAGTTGAAGATGCGCAAGATCTACAACACTCACCTGTTCACCCCGGAGGAAATGAAGGACGGAATAACGCTAAACTATCAATAATGCGATTGTGTACTCATACGCGTGTAGtcatgtgtatttatcaGCATATTAGGGTGTGTCGGCTGCGCCCGCTTGCATAAATGCCCGCGTGTGTCGGTATGCACTTTTGCAACATGCGGAGTGAGGGTAAGGGCACATCAGAGCAGGGACAGCAGCGACTCAGCCTCCTTCGGACCCGCGGAGCCACGCGGGTAGAAAAAGGgcaccagcttcttctccgTTATCTCGTTCAGCACCGGCGTGAGCACGCGCCACGCCTCGTTCACCTGGTGGATCGTCGGGAAGATCTCGCGCTTGTTCGAGAATGCGTAGTAGAAGAGCAGCTCGTAGGCGCCCTCGATCGACCTCTTTGCCGCCGAGGACTCGACGTCGACCAGGATGCGCTGCGCCGGCTTCATGCCGTTGTCGCTCTCCAGGTCCGAGGTCATGCCGTCGCGCACCTCGCCCACGTTGAtctccttcaggtccttcaccCAGAATACCGAGGGCCGCGGGTGTATTCTGTAGACGAGCTGCGAGGGCACGAAGTCCCTGCAGATCTCCTCCGGCAGGTTGTTCTTGAGGTTGAGCCTCAGTTCCACCGACTTTTCGTCCAGCCCCTTGCCCGAGGTCACCACGAAGGGCACTCCTCGCCAGTCGTCGTTGTCGATCCAGAATACCATGGTGCAGTAGGTTGGGCAGAGCGAGTCCGGCGCCACGTTGTTCTCCTCGCGGTACGCGCATCCTGCCTCGGAGGCTGTGTACTGTCCTATTACTacgtccttcagctccgcCGTCTTGATTGACTTGAGCACATCGTACTTGTCCTGTGATATCGACTTTCTGTGATGCGCCTTCATTGCGATAAGTGATAGCAGCTGCATTCCGTGGTTCTGTATCATGTCTCTTATGATTCCGTACGACTCGAAGTAGCTTCTTCCCATGGAGCCgatctcctccttcagcgtGATGTGCACGCTCTTCAcgtagttgttgttgaagagCGGCCCGTACCTTATTGAGAGCTTCGAGGAGATGATGCAGCTGATCATCGGCTTCCCCAGGTAGTGGTCCACCAGGAATGTCTCATCCGGGCTCACGTGCTTGCTCAGGAACTTATCTATTTCGATGCACGAGTCCAGGTCTCTTCCGAAGGGCTTTTCCAGCATCACTCTGAACCATCCGTTCTTCGGCTTGCAGCAGGACGTCACGATCTTCAGGATGTTCTGGTACGCCTCCGACGGCGTCGCCAGGTACACCATTCTGTGTGACGTCTGTGAGCCCGACTCTATCGAGTGCAGCCTTTCCGAGAACTTCTCCAACAAGTTGTCCCCGTCGTATTGCAGAGTCCTAAACATCAATTGTTAGTTATCAGTTAGCGGTTATCATTAGGTTTAATGCTAGCAAATAGTTTTATTGTTGACAGTAAATCATTGCGACTTATTTCATTATTTGAGATCAATATGTCCAATGCCATTAAACACAGTTGCTGTATTATAGCGCTTTAAAGCAACACTTAGTAACTATGGTAACTAATACACCCGTGTAAACCTACATTCTGCTGCACTTGTTCTTGAACTCCGATATCACCGTCGGGAAGTCAAACCTCGCCGCCGGGTTCCTCATGAATATGTTCGTGGTGATCGAGTCGAAGATGTCGTTCGAAATCGTGGAGAAGAAGTCGTCGAAGTCCAGGTCCGTCCTCGATATTGCCAGGATGTGGAACCTGTTCGGCAGGAAGCCCAGGTAGAAAAGGTGGAAGAGCGCCGGgtatatcttcttcctcgcGAGGTCCCCGCCGCTCCCGAACAGCAGAAACGTCAGGTAGTCGCTCTGCTCCATCGGTATCTTCAGGCGCACCTTCCTTATCGTCGACGAGTCCAGCACTGCTATGCAGCCTGGTTTCGTGAATATCTGCGTCGCTGGGAACCTTATCGGGTCGTAGTGCCTGTACTGCAGCATCGTGTTCcatatcttcttcttgcgCTCGCCCTtcaggaagaagagctTACTCTTCGCGCACGAGAGGAATGGCAGGGAGCATGTGATTCTTTCTCTCACCACGTTCGTCTCCGTGTACGTCGCCATGACTCTGTGCACTGAGTCCGTCACGTACGACGAGTCCAGCGTCGAGAGGTACTCTGGGAAGAGGCCCGCTATGTGGAAGTCCTCTCCTATGCCCAGTGTCACCAGGTCCGGCACCACTGGGTACATCGGCTTGAACATGTTCGAGTCCAGTGCGTCCTTCAGCGACTCCAGGCTCGCCGGCTCTTGACTCACGAAGTACGAGCTGTCCACGCCGAAGCCCTGGTCGTTGTCCAGGCCCTCTCTGTAAAACAAGTTCTGGATTCTGTTAACGTTCACCACTCCGAACACcttctccaggtcctcctcgtaCTTCCTCACGCACTCTTCCAGTGGCAGTGACGTGTCTGGGAATATCAGGTTTGACTCCGGAATTGGCCATCCCTTAAGCAGCGTGTTCCTTATCAGCCTCACGTTTGACATTTCATCGTCCGACTCCACGTACCTCTCGTCCACCATGAACAGGATTATCCTGTTGAAGTCTATGTCCAGGTCCCTAAGACCACCTAGGAACCTGTATATCTCCATTGGGCTTGAGCCTCCTGACAGGCCTATTGTCACTACGCTCGTCGGCGACCTTGCCTGCTTCGTTCTTATCATGTGCAGGATCAGGTGTGTTGCCGCAGTAACGAACCCTTCCTCCGTGTGGCAATCCAGCAAACACGGCTCAAATATTATGTCATCTGCGTCCACTATGTCCTCTGATTGTGGAGTCAAGACTGCAAATTTGTGTTAGTTCCACTGttaaacaaatgtgtatctATAATGTACTGTAAACTTACTGTGAGATGTAGACTTAAAATCTAAAAAAtcgtttattttacttgaATAAAACGATTTTAgccatttattataatctgaataaattggtaaaagtaaattggAGAACGACCCGTATGAATCTGTTGTCGACATTGTTCTAAACACCCTTCTGTATAATTTTTCAGGTACAGGCTCCAAGTTATATGCAAAGCTTTGAGAACttgttttcatttaaataaatcaagTTTAGATTGCAAAATTGCGTCtcgaatttaaataataaaactagAGTTTAcagaatttgaaaaaacgagaaatatattaaaacttAGTTAAATATTCCAAAGGAATGtgctttaaaattttattttcaattttttcaatctattttttctgaTTTATATCACGattaaatgaattaaaGTTATCTTTTACTataaatatggtacaaTATATCATTTGagatataattaaaatcaattattaGAATTAGATCCCTTCatttctaaatttattaaatggcatataataaatttagatTGGGGGTTGATTAAactatataaaatgttcTGCTAACTCTGTACTGACTCAAATGTAGTGGcaactattaataatttaatttaaaataatttttttattaaatatatttaaataatttttaattatttttggtCTGAAGTGTctcataaaatattattttctttcTAGGAATCTTATTCAGTTTTGTAAACTTCTACTTTGTCATACCATACAACGTCGACTAACCTTTTTATCGATATTCCCCGTATATAATAGatctatttatataaatcattatattcgttattatgttatatatgACCTCAAAAATGATTGTATACTgatcatatatatttactaatatGACCATATTACTTTTGGGCCTTAATTTTTTGCTCTAATCTGACTTGGTGGACTTAGTCAGTATGAAATTTGCGGGAGACTCGCCACTTTCGTCTGACTTGTAGGCCACCCATGCATATGTCAGAGTTAGTCCCAGTACTAATACTACTGCCGTGACCACCCCCGTCATCATTGAGGCCATTGAGCCGAAGCCTAGTAGCCTTGTAAACGATGGCAAGACGAGCATAGACGTCGTCGGCAGCGCGAACAGTAGGATTGAGAATCCGCCTACCAATTTGCCTTTGTGCAAATCGGGTCTCTTCAAAAGTGCCTTTACGGTTTTTAGATTAAACATTTTCaagatttatattaaaatgttatttttcgtgtttaaataattatatttgaaCGATTAGAATCCTAATTGACtgtaaaattttcaaattcaatAAACCTTCTATTGTAATAGCtagtttgtttttaaattaaaaaacccagtacaattaaatattaactattaatttttaaatatttcgTAAAGCCTGTCTGTTTGTTAAAATGTTGTTTTTGAGACaactgtttaattttatacacaacATTAATGTTGGGGACTAGGGATAGAATAGTGTGTATTTCTTTACAGtataaattacataaaagCTCTGAGGAAACCTGAAAGTGCGTTTTCAACTCCAGGCTGGTTATTCATTCCTGGATTGAAGGTATCTCTAAAATAGTTGTGTTTTACCGATTTCAATAAGCTCGAATACTCCTTGTCCGCGTTAAACAATTCACTGTATTTTTCACATATATCTTGAAACTTGTTCGGGTCAGGAGGGTCACATGACTCACTTAATAGGTGTGCAACTCTTATTTGAACCGGAGTCTATATTAGTGTGTtagtttacaaatatatattaaaaaatacctTTGGATCTTCCAAGTTGCAATCTAGCATATATACAAAACACTTTGCGTTTAAGACGTCTCTAGATGCTAAAAGCATCAAAACTGCTCTCAAGTAGTAATAATCACCATCCAACCTATTTTCCTCCTCTTTCCATTCTTTGATCGATTCAAACAGTAACTCTACATCCTGGGAATACACCAAGTTGGCCTGTGCTTTAATATACTGTTTATCTTGTTTATAGAATGATCCGAGCGATTTGTGTAATTCTGGATTGCCATTTGGGAATTCAACAGATTTACTGTATAAGATGGCTCTGttcataaattttgtaaatagaGACATTGTAGATTGGTATTCCTTGcttttattaaaatcgGAAGAGTGTGGAGATGTCTTCCAGGGTGTTTCAAAAACTGAAACAAAATTTGTAACCATCTGAGGTGTAAGGGCTACTGAACCGGATTCGGCAAC
The sequence above is a segment of the Theileria orientalis strain Shintoku DNA, chromosome 3, complete genome genome. Coding sequences within it:
- a CDS encoding glucose-6-phosphate-1-dehydrogenase produces the protein MKTSSQSFAYNLEPVPEKLYRRVFRTMSTTDSYGSFSNLLLPIYSDYNKWLKSFYSSKINDFLDFKSTSHILTPQSEDIVDADDIIFEPCLLDCHTEEGFVTAATHLILHMIRTKQARSPTSVVTIGLSGGSSPMEIYRFLGGLRDLDIDFNRIILFMVDERYVESDDEMSNVRLIRNTLLKGWPIPESNLIFPDTSLPLEECVRKYEEDLEKVFGVVNVNRIQNLFYREGLDNDQGFGVDSSYFVSQEPASLESLKDALDSNMFKPMYPVVPDLVTLGIGEDFHIAGLFPEYLSTLDSSYVTDSVHRVMATYTETNVVRERITCSLPFLSCAKSKLFFLKGERKKKIWNTMLQYRHYDPIRFPATQIFTKPGCIAVLDSSTIRKVRLKIPMEQSDYLTFLLFGSGGDLARKKIYPALFHLFYLGFLPNRFHILAISRTDLDFDDFFSTISNDIFDSITTNIFMRNPAARFDFPTVISEFKNKCSRMTLQYDGDNLLEKFSERLHSIESGSQTSHRMVYLATPSEAYQNILKIVTSCCKPKNGWFRVMLEKPFGRDLDSCIEIDKFLSKHVSPDETFLVDHYLGKPMISCIISSKLSIRYGPLFNNNYVKSVHITLKEEIGSMGRSYFESYGIIRDMIQNHGMQLLSLIAMKAHHRKSISQDKYDVLKSIKTAELKDVVIGQYTASEAGCAYREENNVAPDSLCPTYCTMVFWIDNDDWRGVPFVVTSGKGLDEKSVELRLNLKNNLPEEICRDFVPSQLVYRIHPRPSVFWVKDLKEINVGEVRDGMTSDLESDNGMKPAQRILVDVESSAAKRSIEGAYELLFYYAFSNKREIFPTIHQVNEAWRVLTPVLNEITEKKLVPFFYPRGSAGPKEAESLLSLL
- a CDS encoding uncharacterized protein (protein of unknown function DUF410 family protein), producing MATNTDAMLTRIDTEIKENKFYESMQHILTFVKRNALRKKYNESLETLYKYALVYLENNQYVLSGELMDEYVKVAESGSVALTPQMVTNFVSVFETPWKTSPHSSDFNKSKEYQSTMSLFTKFMNRAILYSKSVEFPNGNPELHKSLGSFYKQDKQYIKAQANLVYSQDVELLFESIKEWKEEENRLDGDYYYLRAVLMLLASRDVLNAKCFVYMLDCNLEDPKTPVQIRVAHLLSESCDPPDPNKFQDICEKYSELFNADKEYSSLLKSVKHNYFRDTFNPGMNNQPGVENALSGFLRAFM